In one Camelus ferus isolate YT-003-E chromosome 14, BCGSAC_Cfer_1.0, whole genome shotgun sequence genomic region, the following are encoded:
- the IRS2 gene encoding insulin receptor substrate 2: MASPPLHGPPGPAGGDGPNLNNNNNNNNHSVRKCGYLRKQKHGHKRFFVLRGPGAGGDEATATAGGGPAPQPPRLEYYESEKKWRSKAGAPKRVIALDCCLNIHKRADAKHKYLIALYTKDEYFAVAAENEQEQEGWYRALTDLVSEGRASAGDASPAAATAGSCSASLPGALGGSAGAAVADDSYGLVAPATAAYREVWQVNLKPKGLGQSKNLTGVYRLCLSARTIGFVKLNCEQPSVTLQLMNIRRCGHSDSFFFIEVGRSAVTGPGELWMQADDSVVAQNIHETILEAMKALKELFEFRPRSKSQSSGSSATHPISVPGARRHHHLVNLPPSQTGLVRRSRTDSLAATPPAAKCSSCRVRTASEGDGGAAAGTGAAGGRPVSVAGSPLSPGPVRAPLSRSHTLSGGCGGRASKVTLAPAGGALHHSRSMSMPVAHSPPAATSPGSLSSSSGHGSGSYPPPPGPHPHLQHPLHPQRPSSGSASASGSPSDPGFMSLDEYGSSPGDLRAFCSHRSNTPESIAETPPARDGSGGELYGYMTMDRPLSHCGRPYRRVSGDGAQDLDRGLRKRTYSLTTPARQRPVPQPSSASLDEYTLMRATFSGSSGRLCPSCPASSPKVAYHPYPEDYGDIEIGSHRSSSSNLGTDDGYMPMTPGVALMGGGSGSCKSDDYMPMSPTSVSAPKQILQPRAAATALPPSGAGVPTPTSAVSRAFPGNGGNYKASSPAESSPEDSGYMRMWCGSKLSMENADSKLLPNGDYLNMSPSDAGTAGTPPDFSAALHGSGEMLRGVPGYCYSSLPRSYKAPYTCTGDNDQYVLMSSPVGRILEEERLEPPASPGSTQSASAFAAGASGGGHTQPPHPAVPSPGRPGGSGSGRPEGFLGQRCRAVRPTRLSLEGLQTLPSMHEYPLPPEPKSPGEYINIDFGEAGARLSPPAPPLLASAASSSSLLSASSPASSLGSGTPGTSGDSRQRSPLSDYMNLDFSSPKSPQPGPQGGDPVGSLDALLSPEASAYPPLPPRPAAPSSALQPPPPPPPPPPGELYRLPPAPTSQGPSAASSSSSETGDNGDYTEMAFGVAATPPQPIAAPPKPDGGRVSSPVAGLKRLSLMDQVSGVEAFLQASQAPDPHRGAKVIRADPQGGRRRHSSETFSSTTTVTPVSPSFAHNPKRHNSASVENVSLRKSSEGGGSGVLGGGEDLPTSPRQLQPPLPQQARQWTPGQPGGLVSCPGGSGSPMRRETSAGFQNGLNYIAIDVRDEPERSPPPQQHPHPQTGDRSAWGRARGLGGLISTVGGGGAGAACGGPGPGALPSASTYASIDFLSHHLKEATVVKE; encoded by the exons ATGGCGAGCCCGCCGCTCCACGGGCCCCCCGGGCCGGCGGGCGGCGACGGCCCCaacctcaacaacaacaacaacaacaacaaccacagCGTGCGCAAGTGCGGCTACCTGCGCAAGCAGAAGCACGGCCACAAGCGCTTCTTCGTGCTGCGCGGGCCCGGCGCGGGCGGCGACGAGGCGACGGCGACAGCGGGCGGGGGGCCGGCGCCGCAGCCGCCGCGGCTCGAGTACTACGAGAGCGAGAAGAAGTGGCGGAGCAAGGCGGGGGCCCCGAAGCGGGTCATCGCGCTCGACTGCTGCCTGAACATCCACAAGCGCGCCGACGCCAAGCACAAGTACCTGATCGCCCTCTACACCAAGGACGAGTACTTCGCCGTGGCGGCCGAGAacgagcaggagcaggagggctgGTACCGCGCGCTCACCGACCTGGTCAGCGAGGGCCGCGCGAGCGCCGGCGACGCGtcccccgccgccgccaccgccgggTCCTGCAGCGCCTCCCTGCCCGGCGCCCTGGGCGGCTCGGCCGGCGCCGCCGTGGCCGATGACAGCTACGGGCTGGTGGCGCCCGCCACGGCCGCCTACCGCGAGGTGTGGCAGGTGAACCTGAAGCCCAAGGGCCTGGGCCAGAGCAAGAACCTGACGGGCGTGTACCGCCTGTGCCTGTCGGCGCGCACCATCGGCTTCGTGAAGCTCAACTGCGAGCAGCCGTCGGTGACGCTGCAGCTCATGAACATCCGCCGCTGCGGCCACTCGGACAGCTTCTTCTTCATCGAGGTGGGCCGCTCTGCCGTCACGGGCCCCGGCGAGCTGTGGATGCAGGCCGACGACTCGGTGGTGGCGCAGAACATCCATGAGACGATCCTGGAGGCCATGAAGGCGCTCAAGGAGCTCTTCGAGTTCCGGCCGCGCAGCAAGAGCCAGTCGTCAGGCTCGTCGGCCACACATCCCATCAGCGTCCCCGGCGCGCGCCGCCACCATCACCTGGTCAACCTGCCCCCCAGCCAGACGGGCCTGGTGCGCCGCTCGCGCACCGACAGTCTGGCCGCCACCCCGCCGGCAGCCAAATGCAGCTCGTGTCGGGTGCGCACGGCCAGCGAGGGCGACGGCGGCGCGGCCGCCGGGACCGGGGCGGCGGGCGGCAGGCCGGTGTCGGTGGCGGGGAGCCCCCTGAGTCCGGGGCCGGTGCGCGCGCCCCTGAGCCGCTCGCACACCCTgagcggcggctgcggcggccgCGCGAGCAAAGTGACGCTGGCGCCGGCAGGGGGCGCCCTGCATCACAGCCGCTCCATGTCCATGCCCGTGGCGCACTCGCCCCCAGCCGCGACCAGCCCAGGCAGCCTGTCGTCCAGCAGCGGGCACGGCTCGGGCTCCTACCCGCCGCCTCCAGGCCCGCACCCGCACCTGCAGcaccccctgcacccccagcGACCTTCCAGCGGCAGCGCCTCGGCCTCGGGCTCCCCCAGCGACCCTGGCTTTATGTCCTTGGATGAGTATGGCTCTAGCCCCGGGGACCTGAGAGCCTTCTGCAGCCATAGGAGCAACACGCCCGAATCCATCGCCGAGACCCCCCCGGCCAGGGACGGCAGCGGGGGCGAGCTGTACGGATACATGACCATGGACCGGCCCCTAAGCCACTGTGGCCGTCCCTATCGCAGAGTCTCAGGGGACGGGGCCCAGGACTTGGACAGAGGGCTGAGGAAGAGGACTTACTCTCTGACCACACCTGCCCGGCAGCGGCCAGTGCCCCAGCCCTCCTCCGCCTCCCTGGATGAATACACCTTGATGCGGGCCACTTTCTCTGGCAGCTCGGGCCgtctctgcccttcctgccctgcgTCCTCTCCCAAAGTGGCCTACCACCCCTACCCCGAAGACTACGGTGACATCGAGATCGGGTCCCACAGGAGCTCCAGCAGCAACCTGGGCACGGACGATGGCTACATGCCCATGACCCCTGGCGTGGCCCTCATGGGCGGTGGCAGCGGGAGCTGCAAGAGTGACGACTACATGCCCATGAGCCCCACTAGCGTGTCTGCCCCGAAGCAGATTCTGCAGCCACGCGCTGCCGCGACGGCCTTGCCCCCCTCGGGAGCTGGAGTGCCCACGCCCACCTCGGCGGTCAGCAGGGCCTTTCCAGGGAACGGGGGCAACTACAAGGCCAGCTCCCCGGCTGAGAGCTCTCCCGAGGACAGTGGGTACATGCGCATGTGGTGTGGCTCCAAGCTGTCCATGGAGAACGCTGACAGCAAGCTGCTTCCCAACGGGGACTACCTCAACATGTCCCCCAGCGACGCAGGCACCGCGGGAACCCCGCCGGACTTCTCTGCTGCCCTGCATGGCAGCGGGGAGATGCTGCGGGGCGTCCCCGGCTACTGCTACAGCTCCTTGCCTCGCTCCTACAAGGCTCCATACACCTGTACAGGGGACAACGACCAGTACGTGCTCATGAGCTCCCCCGTGGGGCGcatcctggaggaagagaggctggAGCCACCAGCCAGCCCGGGGTCCACACAGTCGGCCAGCGCCTTCGCAGCTGGGGCAAGTGGCGGCGGCCACACCCAGCCGCCCCACCCAGCAGTGCCTTCGCCCGGGAGGCCGGGTGGCAGCGGCAGTGGCCGCCCAGAGGGCTTCCTGGGCCAGCGCTGCCGGGCCGTTCGACCCACGCGCCTGTCCCTGGAGGGGCTGCAGACCCTGCCCAGCATGCACGAGTACCCCCTGCCGCCCGAGCCCAAGAGCCCCGGCGAGTACATCAACATTGACTTCGGCGAGGCGGGCGCGCGCCTGTCACCGCCCGCCCCTCCGCTGCTGGCCTCGGCCGCCTCGTCGTCCTCGCTGCTGTCCGCAAGCAGCCCGGCCTCGTCACTGGGCTCGGGCACCCCAGGCACGAGCGGCGACAGCCGACAGCGCTCTCCGCTCTCCGACTACATGAACCTCGACTTCAGCTCGCCCAAGTCACCCCAGCCGGGCCCCCAGGGCGGGGACCCTGTGGGCTCCTTGGACGCACTCCTGTCCCCCGAGGCCTCCGCCTACCCGCCGCTGCCCCCGCGCCCGGccgccccctcctctgccctgcagCCGCCAcccccgcctccgcctccgccgccCGGGGAGCTATACCGTCTGCCTccggcccccacctcccagggccccagcgctgcctcctcctcgtcctcgGAGACGGGGGACAATGGTGACTACACCGAGATGGCCTTCGGCGTGGCTGCCACCCCGCCACAACCCATCGCGGCGCCCCCGAAGCCGGACGGTGGCCGCGTGAGCAGCCCCGTGGCCGGCTTGAAGAGGCTGAGTCTCATGGATCAGGTGTCGGGGGTCGAGGCCTTCCTGCAGGCCAGCCAGGCCCCAGACCCACACCGGGGTGCCAAGGTCATCCGCGCAGACCCGCAGGggggccgccgccgccacagCTCTGAGACCTTCTCCTCGACCACCACTGTGACCCCCGTGTCCCCGTCCTTCGCCCACAACCCCAAGCGCCACAACTCGGCCTCCGTGGAAAACGTCTCTCTCAGGAAAAGCAGCGAAGGGGGCGGCAGCGGCGTCCTGGGTGGGGGCGAGGACCTCCCCACGTCCCCCCGCCAGCTGCAGCCACCACTCCCCCAGCAGGCTCGGCAATGGACTCCGGGTCAGCCCGGGGGCTTGGTCAGCTGCCCCGGGGGCAGCGGCTCTCCCATGCGCCGGGAGACCTCTGCGGGCTTCCAGAACGGCCTCAACTACATCGCCATCGACGTGAGGGACGAGCCAGAGCGGTCGCCGCCCCCGCAGCAGCATCCACACCCGCAAACCGGAGACAGGAGCGCCTGGGGCCGGGCCCGCGGCCTCGGGGGGCTCATCAGCACGGTGGGGGGCGGCGGCGCCGGCGCGGCGTGCGGGGGGCCGGGCCCCGGCGCCCTGCCCTCCGCCAGCACCTACGCGAGCATCGACTTCCTGTCGCATCACCTGAAAGAGGCCACGGTTGTGAAAG aGTGA